From a single Micromonospora carbonacea genomic region:
- a CDS encoding endonuclease, which yields MNTKSVTRSRSGRLITAFALAVTMVAPVVASTSASAATTLTVAQALAAQDGRTATVTGYVVGQPTATNTVITSGYTADTAIAIADSAAETGTGRMLYVQVTAAYRSTFGLLTNPGLRGRQVTATGALTAYFSHGGLKNPTAMSLGGGTPSPSPTPSATASPNPSPSPTGGGGPYDSTYYASAMGKTGTALRSSLHAIIRTQTKLNYDQVWEALKDTDQDPANANNVLLLYSGRSQSKTSNGGDANDWNREHVWAKSHGDFGTATGPGTDVHHLRPEDVSVNSTRGNKDFDTGGSGVSECTGCYSDADSFEPRNAVKGDVARMIMYMAIRYEGDDGWPNLEINNSVSNGTSPYHGKLSVLLAWNLADPPDAFEKRRNQVIYDRWQGNRNPFVDHPEWATAIWG from the coding sequence ATGAATACAAAGAGCGTCACCCGCTCGCGATCCGGGCGGCTGATCACGGCGTTCGCACTGGCCGTCACGATGGTGGCGCCCGTCGTGGCGAGCACCTCCGCGTCGGCGGCGACCACGCTGACCGTGGCACAGGCGCTGGCCGCCCAGGACGGGCGCACGGCCACCGTCACCGGGTACGTCGTCGGGCAGCCGACGGCGACGAACACGGTGATCACCTCCGGCTACACGGCGGACACGGCGATCGCCATCGCCGACAGCGCCGCCGAGACCGGCACGGGCAGGATGCTCTACGTCCAGGTGACTGCCGCGTACCGCAGCACCTTCGGGCTGCTGACCAACCCGGGGCTACGCGGCAGGCAGGTCACCGCCACCGGGGCGCTGACCGCGTACTTCAGCCACGGCGGGCTGAAGAACCCCACCGCGATGAGCCTCGGCGGCGGCACCCCGAGCCCGTCGCCGACGCCGTCGGCCACCGCGTCGCCCAACCCGTCGCCCAGCCCGACCGGCGGCGGCGGCCCGTACGACTCGACGTACTACGCCAGCGCGATGGGCAAGACCGGCACCGCGCTGCGCAGCTCCCTGCACGCCATCATCAGGACGCAGACGAAGCTCAACTACGACCAGGTGTGGGAGGCGTTGAAGGACACCGACCAGGACCCGGCCAACGCCAACAACGTGCTGCTGCTCTACAGCGGCCGCTCGCAGAGCAAGACCAGCAACGGCGGCGACGCCAACGACTGGAACCGCGAGCACGTCTGGGCCAAGTCGCACGGCGACTTCGGCACCGCCACCGGCCCCGGCACCGACGTGCACCACCTGCGCCCCGAGGACGTCTCGGTCAACTCGACGCGCGGCAACAAGGACTTCGACACCGGGGGCAGCGGGGTGTCCGAGTGCACCGGCTGCTACTCCGACGCCGACTCGTTCGAGCCGCGCAACGCGGTCAAGGGCGACGTCGCCCGGATGATCATGTATATGGCGATCCGCTACGAGGGCGACGACGGCTGGCCGAATCTGGAGATCAACAACTCGGTGTCCAACGGCACGTCCCCGTACCACGGGAAGCTGTCGGTGCTGCTCGCCTGGAACCTGGCCGACCCGCCGGACGCCTTCGAGAAGCGCCGCAACCAGGTCATCTACGATCGCTGGCAGGGCAACCGCAACCCGTTCGTCGACCACCCGGAGTGGGCCACCGCCATCTGGGGCTGA
- a CDS encoding aldo/keto reductase: MANTVPDIALNDGNTIPQLGFGVYLIPPEETAEAVGRALEIGYRHIDTAEMYGNEAEVGQAVRASGLARDEVFVTSKLNNSFHRPDDARRAFDATLAALKMDHIDLFLIHWPLPTRYDGDFVSTWKVLEEFRRDGRARSIGVSNFQVPHLERLAAEADVVPAVNQIEVHPYLGNEDVRAYGHAHSILTEAWSPIAQGAVLDDPNLVDIAEEIGRTVPQVVLRWHVQRGDIVFPKSIDPKRMAENFQIFDFALDDATMERITGLDRGEAGRQGPHPDTFDWLPD; the protein is encoded by the coding sequence ATGGCGAACACGGTTCCCGACATCGCGCTCAACGACGGCAACACCATCCCCCAGCTCGGCTTCGGCGTCTATCTGATCCCCCCGGAGGAGACCGCCGAGGCCGTCGGCCGGGCCCTGGAGATCGGCTACCGGCACATCGACACCGCCGAGATGTACGGCAACGAGGCCGAGGTGGGCCAGGCGGTGCGCGCCTCCGGCCTGGCCCGGGACGAGGTCTTCGTCACCAGCAAGCTGAACAACAGCTTCCACCGCCCCGACGACGCCCGCCGCGCGTTCGACGCCACCCTCGCCGCGCTGAAGATGGACCACATCGACCTGTTCCTGATCCACTGGCCGCTGCCGACCCGCTACGACGGCGACTTCGTCTCCACCTGGAAGGTCCTGGAGGAGTTCCGGCGCGACGGCCGGGCCCGCTCGATCGGCGTGTCGAACTTCCAGGTGCCGCACCTGGAGCGGCTGGCCGCCGAGGCCGACGTGGTGCCGGCGGTCAACCAGATCGAGGTGCACCCCTACCTCGGCAACGAGGACGTGCGCGCGTACGGCCACGCGCACAGCATCCTCACCGAGGCGTGGTCGCCGATCGCCCAGGGCGCGGTGCTCGACGACCCGAACCTCGTCGACATCGCCGAGGAGATCGGGCGCACCGTGCCCCAGGTGGTGCTGCGCTGGCACGTGCAGCGCGGCGACATCGTCTTCCCCAAGTCGATCGACCCGAAGCGGATGGCGGAGAACTTCCAGATCTTCGACTTCGCGCTGGACGACGCGACGATGGAGCGGATCACCGGCCTCGACCGGGGCGAGGCGGGCCGGCAGGGCCCGCACCCCGACACCTTCGACTGGTTGCCCGACTGA
- a CDS encoding FAD-binding oxidoreductase, whose protein sequence is MDMADRPDAADRPARGGGAAGALTVTGWSPSVNGVNRRWSPSVPIAVETTELRAGPTVGVAETIRAVSADLGPSWAATAAAVDRAATTFLDTVSDRLPGLLAERDQVVVFATLGRLAGGVDDPAGRAAALAVLARAHRGVGLLPQHADVLGDALLAAVARENRARWTAALAAGWERGLRRAVTAVRRAAARVGDGPAWWRAEVVAHDRAADGVAVLTVRPRRPLPYRPGQAVPVCDPRRPGAWRWYSPANAPRPDGTVELHVRAVAAGTVSGALVDGVRPGGPLLLGPPCGISLLLDPSPWHDLLLVAAGTGLAPLRALVEQLAAAPDGRRVTLVAGARTPADLYDRATLAELEAAHGWLTVVPAYSHDPAAGPAERGDALTVALRHYAGDQEVHLCGPPQMVAGARLRLLAAGVPADRVHLPDAFDR, encoded by the coding sequence ATGGATATGGCCGACCGGCCCGACGCGGCCGACCGACCGGCCAGGGGCGGCGGAGCCGCGGGCGCCCTGACGGTCACCGGCTGGTCGCCCTCGGTCAACGGGGTGAACCGTCGATGGTCACCGTCCGTACCCATCGCCGTGGAGACGACGGAGCTGCGTGCGGGGCCGACGGTCGGGGTGGCGGAGACGATCCGGGCGGTGAGCGCCGACCTCGGCCCGTCCTGGGCGGCGACCGCCGCCGCCGTCGACCGGGCCGCCACCACCTTCCTGGACACCGTGAGTGACCGCCTCCCCGGGCTGCTGGCCGAGCGGGACCAGGTCGTGGTCTTCGCCACGCTCGGCCGGCTGGCCGGCGGCGTCGACGACCCGGCCGGGCGGGCCGCCGCGCTGGCCGTGCTGGCCCGGGCCCACCGGGGCGTCGGCCTGCTGCCGCAGCACGCCGACGTGCTCGGCGACGCCCTGCTCGCCGCCGTCGCCCGGGAGAACCGGGCCCGCTGGACGGCCGCCCTCGCCGCCGGCTGGGAGCGCGGGCTGCGCCGGGCGGTCACCGCCGTGCGCCGGGCCGCCGCCCGGGTCGGCGACGGGCCAGCGTGGTGGCGGGCCGAGGTGGTCGCCCACGACCGGGCCGCCGACGGCGTGGCCGTGCTCACCGTGCGCCCGCGCCGGCCGCTGCCGTACCGGCCGGGGCAGGCGGTGCCCGTGTGCGACCCGCGCCGGCCCGGGGCCTGGCGGTGGTACTCCCCGGCGAACGCGCCCCGCCCCGACGGCACCGTCGAGCTGCACGTGCGCGCCGTCGCCGCCGGCACCGTCTCGGGCGCGCTCGTCGACGGGGTACGCCCCGGCGGGCCGCTGCTGCTCGGCCCGCCGTGCGGGATCAGCCTGCTGCTCGACCCGAGCCCCTGGCACGACCTGCTGCTCGTCGCCGCCGGCACCGGCCTGGCGCCACTGCGCGCCCTCGTCGAGCAGCTCGCCGCCGCCCCGGACGGCCGGCGGGTGACCCTGGTCGCCGGGGCGCGCACCCCGGCCGACCTCTACGACCGGGCCACCCTCGCCGAGCTGGAGGCCGCCCACGGGTGGCTGACGGTGGTGCCCGCGTACTCCCACGACCCGGCGGCCGGCCCCGCCGAGCGGGGCGACGCGCTCACCGTGGCCCTGCGCCATTACGCGGGCGACCAGGAGGTGCACCTGTGCGGGCCGCCGCAGATGGTGGCCGGCGCGCGGCTGCGACTGCTCGCCGCCGGGGTGCCCGCCGACCGGGTCCACCTGCCGGACGCCTTCGACCGCTGA
- a CDS encoding fibronectin type III domain-containing protein has protein sequence MRARRVTAAAAVAGLLSLLAVTAARAADGPALTTPGAPVVVANEPHQLTLAWTPSTWVGEPGGTEPITYEVLVPLGPNTYRGLGSTQTPSITLAALPPGTEYQVAIQAHTIGGYSDTSATTDLRTAYGRAKVSYLNLDWAPTDNQVHFVAQVVNTGAQPLDLRTVRMDYHLTFEGGNTSLVTECDWAALGCDRVQRQLFFYLPPAPPPPPPGSSPTPVPTATRYPVPGTPVPGHVRLTFTGGTLAPGESSGPIQLRFHRQNWTAVDERDDPSWRAATGVWADNSRITLDVDGVREFGDQYAG, from the coding sequence ATGCGTGCCCGCCGCGTAACCGCCGCAGCCGCCGTCGCCGGCCTGCTGAGCCTGCTCGCCGTCACCGCCGCCCGCGCCGCCGACGGCCCGGCCCTCACCACGCCCGGCGCGCCGGTCGTCGTGGCCAACGAGCCGCACCAGCTCACCCTCGCCTGGACGCCGTCGACGTGGGTGGGCGAGCCGGGCGGCACCGAACCCATCACGTACGAGGTGCTGGTGCCGCTGGGCCCCAACACGTACCGGGGGCTGGGCAGCACGCAGACGCCCTCGATCACGTTGGCCGCCCTGCCGCCGGGCACCGAATACCAGGTGGCCATCCAGGCCCACACCATCGGCGGATACTCCGACACGTCGGCGACCACCGACCTGCGCACCGCGTACGGCCGGGCGAAGGTCAGCTACCTCAACCTCGACTGGGCGCCCACGGACAACCAGGTCCACTTCGTCGCGCAGGTCGTCAACACCGGCGCGCAGCCGCTCGACCTACGCACCGTGCGGATGGACTACCACCTGACCTTCGAGGGCGGCAACACGTCCCTCGTGACGGAGTGCGACTGGGCGGCGCTGGGCTGCGACCGGGTCCAGCGGCAGCTGTTCTTCTACCTGCCGCCCGCGCCGCCGCCCCCGCCGCCGGGCAGCAGCCCCACGCCCGTCCCCACCGCGACGCGGTACCCGGTGCCGGGCACGCCCGTCCCCGGCCACGTCCGGCTCACCTTCACCGGCGGGACCCTCGCCCCCGGCGAGTCGAGCGGGCCCATCCAGCTCCGCTTCCACCGGCAGAACTGGACCGCCGTCGACGAGCGGGACGACCCGAGCTGGCGGGCCGCCACCGGCGTCTGGGCAGACAACAGCCGGATCACCCTCGACGTCGACGGCGTCCGCGAGTTCGGCGACCAGTACGCCGGCTGA